A genomic window from Chrysoperla carnea chromosome 3, inChrCarn1.1, whole genome shotgun sequence includes:
- the LOC123295427 gene encoding mitochondrial carrier homolog 2-like, translated as MSRQKENYWSTYGFRIIISTASHPLEYAKVLIQIGYEPFPPKPATSLLGKPVLKLPNIFEYVKHIKTVDGFSGCYRGLVPKILGNTVGALASQKVLDSFDFDKPIDSQDDNRTEAEKERDRYVKTLTKEVVSRFTAIVFSQPFHVITIRMMAQFVGGETKYNGVFGSVREIYRENGLSGFFSGLIPRVLGDIISLCLASSLIYCVNTYLLEDKELQMYTSVSMSFLASTLTYPFLLISNCMAVTGSGLAAGAPPYMPVYTSWVDCWSHLSRTGQMKRGSSLLVRYYNGPQVVINGRAVPINIDGKNY; from the exons atgtccagacaaaaagaaaactattgGTCAACATATGGATTTCGTATAATCATTAGCACTGCATCGCATCCTTTAGAATACGCCAAAGTGTTAATACAG ATTGGGTATGAACCATTTCCACCAAAACCCGCAACATCGCTTCTAGGAAAACCTGTTTTAAAATTaccaaatatatttgaatatg tgaaacATATAAAAACCGTTGATGGATTTTCGGGTTGTTATCGGGGTTTAGTACcaaaaattcttggaaatacAGTTGGTGCATTAGctagtcaaaaagttttggatagTTTTGACTTTGACAAACCAATTGATAGCCAAGACGATAACAGAACAGAAGCCGAAAAAGAACGAGATCGTTATGTTAAGACATTAACAAAAGAAGTTGTTAGTCGGTTTACAGCTATCGTATTTAGCCAGCCATTTCATGTAATAACAATTAGAATGATGGCACAATTTGTTGGTGGTGagacaaaatataa tgggGTATTTGGTTCAGTTAGAGAGATATACAGAGAAAATGGTTTATCTGGATTTTTTAGTGGTTTAATACCTCGAGTTTTGGGAGATATTATTTCACTATGTCTAGCTAGTAGTTTAATTTACTGTGTAAATACATACCTTTTGGAAGACAAAGAATTACAGATGTACACCTCCGTATCTATGTCG ttcttaGCCAGCACACTTACATACCCATTCTTGTTAATATCAAATTGCATGGCAGTTACAGGATCagg ATTGGCAGCTGGAGCACCACCATATATGCCTGTGTACACATCGTGGGTGGATTGCTGGTCACATTTATCACGTACTGGTCAAATGAAGAGAGGTTCAAGTCTTCTTGTACGTTATTATAATGGTCCTCAAGTAGTTATTAATGGACGTGCTGTTCCAATTAATATTGATGGaaagaattattaa
- the LOC123295508 gene encoding OCIA domain-containing protein 1: protein MLDPNSQTQNAPFQNEGNKPRPPSAEYKFTPDEMRVLRECNTESFFQRSLPLGTLLGLSTFYGVKAGYLKPHIKWGPTPKVMLAVTAGYFIGKFSYQSVCAEKFMKLPDSRLGEILRQRRRGVVREDIEPGLGTSMALAPFSSVSSNEVYSDLPQQSTSLNIDSSRPSYPGLNDSNRPSLDSPETSRFDDQDVNVPAVGLKTYDELRKENRAEYQKNRGVNYRGIVEPTTPPLAQRRSPTEFETDVPPSSLTGKRNKYGDIMD from the exons ATGTTAGATCCTAATAGTCAAACTCAAAATGCTCCATTTCAAAATGAGGGAAATAAACCTCGACCGCCTTCG gCAGAATATAAATTTACTCCAGATGAGATGCGAGTATTAAGAGAATGTAATAcagaaagtttttttcaaagatCGTTGCCACTAGGAACATTATTGGGTTTAAGTACTTTCTATGGAGTAAAAGCCG GCTATTTGAAACCACATATAAAATGGGGACCTACACCAAAAGTGATGTTAGCTGTTACGGCTGGATATTTCATAGGAAAATTTTCTTACCAAAGTGTGTGTgcagaaaaatttatgaagttaCCTGACAGTCGGTTAGGTGAAATATTACGCCAGAGACGTAGAGGAGTAGTGCGCGAAGa TATTGAGCCTGGTCTTGGAACTAGTATGGCGCTTGCACCATTTTCATCAGTATCGTCCAATGAAGTATATTCTGATTTACCCCAACAATCAACAAGTTTGAACATTGATTCAAGTAGACCTAGTTATCCTGGTTTAAATGATTCAAATCGACCGTCATTAG atTCACCAGAAACATCACGATTTGATGATCAAGACGTGAATGTACCAGCTGTTGGATTGAAAACTTATGATGAATTACGTAAAGAAAATCGTGCAGAATATCAAAAGAATCGTGGTGTAAATTACAG GGGTATTGTTGAGCCTACAACACCGCCTCTCGCACAAAGAAGAAGTCCAACTGAATTCGAAACAGATGTCCCACCAAGTAGTCTTACAGGGAAAAGGAATAAATATGGTGACATAATGGATTAG
- the LOC123297017 gene encoding proton-coupled amino acid transporter-like protein pathetic isoform X2 has translation MFNKNQSYTHFDDVIIRKHGISDCETLTHLSKAALGSGILAMGVAFRHSGLALGCAFMILVGLVCTHCAYLLVACAHELYKRKRVSHMTFSEVSVEGFKSGPQWCRMFAEPSRIAIQVLVFITYFGTCSVYTVIVARNIKYVADFYWTEELDIRFYILFLLPFLILLSYIPDYKRLAPVSMLANICVFVGLCITLYYIIGDLKPVSERKMVAEYTNWPSFFSISIFAIETIGVVMPLENNMKTPKHFLGLCGVLNRGMSGLTLLYMIFGFLGYLAYGDETEGSITLNLDKASIPAQIVQVLIGISLFCTFGLQFFVALEIVWDIIKNTKRCSKRPRLYNYTLRTVLVILAVGLAAAVPAISPFIGLIGAFCFSLLGLVLPSIIESVIFSERFGFTDWRTYKNGLIIAFGLFALIFGSKASLEEIVAIYTN, from the exons atgtttaataaaaatcaatcataTACCCATTTCGATGATGTTATTATTCGAAAACATGGTATCAG tGATTGTGAAACTTTAACGCATTTATCGAAAGCGGCACTAGGATCAGGCATTTTGGCTATGGGAGTAGCTTTCAGACATTCTGGATTAGCTTTAGGATGTGCATTTATGATTCTAGTTGGTCTTGTTTGTACACATTGTGCATATCTTTTG GTAGCCTGCGCTCACGAATTATATAAGAGAAAACGAGTGTCTCACATGACGTTTTCTGAGGTATCAGTAGAAGGTTTTAAAAGTGGACCCCAATGGTGTCGCATGTTTGCAGAACCTTCAAG GATTGCAATTCAAGTGCTtgtatttataacatattttggtACATGCAGTGTTTATACAGTCATTGTtgcaagaaatataaaatat gtaGCAGATTTTTATTGGACTGAGGAACTTGATATtcgtttttatatattattcttgttacCATTCCTCATTTTATTAAGTTACATACCAGACTATAAACGTTTAGCACCAGTGTCAATGCTTGctaatatttgtgtatttgttGGACTTTGTATTACGCTGTATTACATTATTGGAGATCTCAAACCAGTTTCCGAACGGAAGATGGTGGCTGAGTATACTAATTGGCCAAGTTTCTTCAGTATATCTATTTTTGCAATCGAGACTATTGGCGTTGTTATGcctttagaaaataatatgaaaactcCGAAACATTTTCTTGGTTTATGCGGTGTTTTGAATAGAGGAATGTCTGGTTTAACATTACTTTATATGATTTTTGGTTTTCTTGGTTATCTGGCTTATGGAGACGAGACGGAAGGCAGCATTACTTTAAATTTAGATAAAGCTTCaat ACCTGCTCAAATTGTTCAAGTTCTCATCGGGATTTCACTATTTTGTACATTTGGTTTACAATTCTTCGTAGCTTTAGAAATTGTTTgggatataataaaaaacaccaAAAGATGTTCAAAACGTCCAcgtttatataattatacacTGCGTACCGTATTAGTTATATTAGCTGTCGGATTAGCTGCTGCAGTTCCTGCAATTAGTCCCTTTATTGGTCTCATTGGTGcgttttgtttttcgttattaGGTTTGGTTTTACCTAGTATTATTGAAAGTGTTATCTTTTCCGAAAGATTTGGATTTACAGATTGGAGAACGTATAAAAACGGTCTTATCATTGCTTTTGGCctttttgcattaatttttggttcaaaagCATCTCTAGAGGAAATTGTAGCAATatacacaaattaa
- the LOC123297017 gene encoding proton-coupled amino acid transporter-like protein pathetic isoform X1, which produces MEKEDAKVVEMETFLPQGNGYSTQSPSKYKIQPMDARLEDYDPFKERATLPKGTTDCETLTHLSKAALGSGILAMGVAFRHSGLALGCAFMILVGLVCTHCAYLLVACAHELYKRKRVSHMTFSEVSVEGFKSGPQWCRMFAEPSRIAIQVLVFITYFGTCSVYTVIVARNIKYVADFYWTEELDIRFYILFLLPFLILLSYIPDYKRLAPVSMLANICVFVGLCITLYYIIGDLKPVSERKMVAEYTNWPSFFSISIFAIETIGVVMPLENNMKTPKHFLGLCGVLNRGMSGLTLLYMIFGFLGYLAYGDETEGSITLNLDKASIPAQIVQVLIGISLFCTFGLQFFVALEIVWDIIKNTKRCSKRPRLYNYTLRTVLVILAVGLAAAVPAISPFIGLIGAFCFSLLGLVLPSIIESVIFSERFGFTDWRTYKNGLIIAFGLFALIFGSKASLEEIVAIYTN; this is translated from the exons atg gaGAAGGAAGACGCTAAGGTAGTGGAGATGGAGACATTCCTCCCCCAAGGGAATGGATACTCAACACAATCACCCtcaaa gTACAAAATCCAGCCTATGGATGCTCGTCTTGAAGATTATGATCCATTTAAAGAACGGGCGACTTTACCAAAGGGAACAAC tGATTGTGAAACTTTAACGCATTTATCGAAAGCGGCACTAGGATCAGGCATTTTGGCTATGGGAGTAGCTTTCAGACATTCTGGATTAGCTTTAGGATGTGCATTTATGATTCTAGTTGGTCTTGTTTGTACACATTGTGCATATCTTTTG GTAGCCTGCGCTCACGAATTATATAAGAGAAAACGAGTGTCTCACATGACGTTTTCTGAGGTATCAGTAGAAGGTTTTAAAAGTGGACCCCAATGGTGTCGCATGTTTGCAGAACCTTCAAG GATTGCAATTCAAGTGCTtgtatttataacatattttggtACATGCAGTGTTTATACAGTCATTGTtgcaagaaatataaaatat gtaGCAGATTTTTATTGGACTGAGGAACTTGATATtcgtttttatatattattcttgttacCATTCCTCATTTTATTAAGTTACATACCAGACTATAAACGTTTAGCACCAGTGTCAATGCTTGctaatatttgtgtatttgttGGACTTTGTATTACGCTGTATTACATTATTGGAGATCTCAAACCAGTTTCCGAACGGAAGATGGTGGCTGAGTATACTAATTGGCCAAGTTTCTTCAGTATATCTATTTTTGCAATCGAGACTATTGGCGTTGTTATGcctttagaaaataatatgaaaactcCGAAACATTTTCTTGGTTTATGCGGTGTTTTGAATAGAGGAATGTCTGGTTTAACATTACTTTATATGATTTTTGGTTTTCTTGGTTATCTGGCTTATGGAGACGAGACGGAAGGCAGCATTACTTTAAATTTAGATAAAGCTTCaat ACCTGCTCAAATTGTTCAAGTTCTCATCGGGATTTCACTATTTTGTACATTTGGTTTACAATTCTTCGTAGCTTTAGAAATTGTTTgggatataataaaaaacaccaAAAGATGTTCAAAACGTCCAcgtttatataattatacacTGCGTACCGTATTAGTTATATTAGCTGTCGGATTAGCTGCTGCAGTTCCTGCAATTAGTCCCTTTATTGGTCTCATTGGTGcgttttgtttttcgttattaGGTTTGGTTTTACCTAGTATTATTGAAAGTGTTATCTTTTCCGAAAGATTTGGATTTACAGATTGGAGAACGTATAAAAACGGTCTTATCATTGCTTTTGGCctttttgcattaatttttggttcaaaagCATCTCTAGAGGAAATTGTAGCAATatacacaaattaa